A window of Clostridium novyi genomic DNA:
TTGAAAAACAATTCCAAAGGTTCTATTTTAAAACTTCAATTAAATAATGAAATTAAAAATTGTGTTATAAAAGAAATTCAACAAGATATTGTAACAGGAAAAGTAATTCATGTAGATTTTCAAAACGTAAGTAAAGATGAAATTATAAAAATGACTATACCAATTGAATTTACTGGTATTAATAAGTTACAAAGTAAAAGATTAATTTTAGAAACCTTTATAACTGAAATTGATATGCAAGGAAAAGTTCAAGAAATACCAGAAGCAATAAAAATAGATGCCTCTAAACTGGACTTTGGCAATAAATTATTTGTACATGATATAAAACTCCCAGAAGGTATAAGGCTTTTATCAGACCCTAATGCCCTTGTAGCCGTAGTAAATAGCACTGATGTTTCCCTTAAAAATGATGAAGAAATGGAATAATAAAAGGTTCATACAATTTTGTGTGAACCTTTTTAACCTTTAAATACTATGGAAT
This region includes:
- a CDS encoding 50S ribosomal protein L25, giving the protein MSQVAIAINEREKTDTNGRLRRNGQVPCIMYGEHLEKAVPIKVNYNQLMRILKNNSKGSILKLQLNNEIKNCVIKEIQQDIVTGKVIHVDFQNVSKDEIIKMTIPIEFTGINKLQSKRLILETFITEIDMQGKVQEIPEAIKIDASKLDFGNKLFVHDIKLPEGIRLLSDPNALVAVVNSTDVSLKNDEEME